In the Bos taurus isolate L1 Dominette 01449 registration number 42190680 breed Hereford chromosome 21, ARS-UCD2.0, whole genome shotgun sequence genome, one interval contains:
- the MAGEL2 gene encoding MAGE-like protein 2 → MSQLSKNLGDPSPPEEAPKPAVYSRPTVLMRAPPASSRAPPVPWDPPPIDLQASLAAWQAPQPAWEAPQGQPPAPIAPMSQPPSLGGPMVQAPPLGGPMGKPPTPGVLMIHPPPPGAPLAQPPTPGVLMMHPSAPGAPMAHPPPPGTPMAHPPPPGTPMAHPPPPGTPMVHPPPPGTPMTHPPPPGTPMAHPPPPPATPMAHPPPPGTPMAQPPAPGVLIPQPLTPGVLMVQPPAPGAPIAQPPPPAPLMAQPPPLGAPMAKPPGPGVLMIHPAGSRPPITQPPATGAPIVQPPAPAPPAQPMASWAPQAQPLILQIQSQVIRAPPPVPQGPQAPPAPLATPPGWQATSPGWQAPPQGWPATPLGWSTTQVTWPGPTIAWQAPLSVRPGPPPIRPGPPPIRPGPPPIRQAPPPIRQAPPLIRQAPPPIRPAPQVLATPPPLWQSLPPPPPLRQAPQTRLPTPQLRAAPPIRAAPQVPTAPPAPQMPTAPPAVPQAPPTVMPAPLPVPLSAPQAVHCPPIIWQAPKGQPPVPQEMPTSMEFQEVQQAQASLAWQAPKAQGQFWQSLPTQEAQRQGPPLVQLEQPFQGAPASQKALQIQLPTQQAQLSGSQAELPSMQLQPSWQGPSAALQGQPGAPLTGANFPMGSAKSLMTSSGESRASSMDRRTSSKDRRTSSKERKAPLKDRMIFGGTFCAPRAMPTAGAHLPTPWKNLPTTSETFNATPRVFPSTSQFQPASSNAFKGPSATSEAPKSLPFTLQDPFACIEALPAIPWVPQPNVNSSKASKAGPSILMATAAAPQVMAITQEASKTSAEPPRRSGKATRKKKHLNTEEEDSSGKMLNMCHWQAPRRWESLDLNDWEVQTPIQFLCDWEGPSTSRILSGWEGLSTSQILSGWEGPSTSWALSAWEGPSTSRALGLWESPVSPPSLIISELPTLAQGCGATQYDPKLETQPLSPLDERANALVQFLLVKDQAKVPIKRSEMVKFIIREYKDECLEIISRASHKLECVFGYQLKEIDPQNHSYILINKGRKGDTGVSYLDRPKLGLLMVVLSLIFMKGNCVREDLIFTFLCKLGLNIRETHGLFGNTKKLITEVFVREKYLEYRRIPFTEPEEHEFLWGPRAFLETSKMIVLKFLARLYKKDPRCWPYQYYEALAECESEDLDEDESGPDDKTDDPTSSPPPH, encoded by the coding sequence ATGTCGCAGCTAAGTAAGAATCTGGGAGATCCGAGTCCCCCGGAGGAGGCCCCTAAGCCCGCGGTTTATAGCCGCCCTACGGTTCTGATGCGGGCCCCGCCCGCCTCCTCGCGGGCCCCTCCAGTCCCTTGGGACCCACCTCCGATTGATTTGCAGGCTTCACTGGCCGCTTGGCAGGCACCGCAGCCTGCTTGGGAGGCTCCGCAGGGCCAGCCGCCTGCCCCCATAGCACCCATGTCCCAGCCTCCGTCCCTAGGGGGCCCGATGGTCCAGGCTCCCCCTCTGGGGGGCCCGATGGGCAAGCCTCCGACTCCCGGAGTCTTGATGATCCATCCTCCACCTCCGGGAGCCCCGCTGGCCCAGCCTCCGACTCCGGGGGTCCTGATGATGCATCCTTCGGCTCCCGGAGCCCCCATGGCACATCCTCCTCCTCCGGGGACACCAATGGcacatcctcctcctcctgggaccCCGATggcccatcctcctcctcctgggaccCCGATGGTGCACCCTCCTCCTCCGGGGACTCCAATGACACACCCTCCTCCTCCCGGGACCCCGATGGCGCATCCTCCTCCTCCGCCGGCGACCCCAATGGCCCATCCTCCCCCTCCGGGGACCCCGATGGCGCAGCCTCCAGCTCCGGGAGTCCTGATTCCCCAGCCTCTGACTCCGGGAGTCCTGATGGTTCAGCCTCCTGCTCCGGGAGCTCCGATAGCCCAGCCTCCGCCTCCGGCACCCCTGAtggcccagcctcctcctctaGGAGCCCCAATGGCCAAGCCTCCAGGTCCTGGAGTCCTGATGATCCATCCTGCAGGCTCAAGACCTCCGATCACCCAGCCTCCAGCGACAGGAGCCCCGATAGTTCAGCCACCGGCGCCGGCCCCACCTGCGCAGCCTATGGCTTCCTGGGCTCCACAGGCTCAGCCTCTGATCCTGCAGATCCAGTCACAGGTTATAAGGGCTCCTCCGCCGGTTCCCCAGGGCCCACAGGCCCCACCGGCGCCGCTGGCCACTCCCCCGGGCTGGCAGGCCACCTCGCCAGGATGGCAGGCCCCACCACAAGGCTGGCCAGCCACACCCCTGGGCTGGTCGACCACACAGGTCACCTGGCCTGGTCCGACGATCGCTTGGCAGGCACCTCTATCAGTGCGCCCTGGGCCACCACCCATCCGCCCTGGCCCACCGCCCATCCGCCCAGGCCCACCGCCCATTCGCCAGGCCCCACCCCCAATACGCCAGGCACCGCCACTGATCCGCCAGGCACCGCCACCCATCCGCCCTGCCCCGCAGGTCCTGGCCACCCCACCGCCTCTCTGGCAGTCCCTGCCGCCCCCGCCACCGCTGCGGCAGGCCCCGCAAACTCGACTGCCTACCCCGCAGTTGAGGGCGGCCCCGCCAATTCGGGCGGCCCCGCAGGTGCCAACAGCCCCTCCAGCACCGCAGATGCCGACCGCACCTCCTGCTGTCCCGCAGGCGCCCCCAACGGTGATGCCGGCCCCTCTACCGGTCCCACTGTCGGCCCCTCAGGCTGTGCACTGCCCACCCATCATCTGGCAGGCACCAAAAGGCCAACCTCCAGTGCCGCAGGAGATGCCAACGTCCATGGAGTTCCAGGAAGTACAGCAAGCCCAGGCCAGCCTggcctggcaggctccaaaggcccAGGGGCAATTCTGGCAGTCCCTGCCCACACAGGAGGCCCAGAGGCAGGGCCCACCACTGGTTCAGCTGGAGCAGCCCTTTCAGGGGGCCCCCGCCTCCCAAAAGGCCCTGCAAATCCAACTACCCACCCAGCAGGCCCAGCTCTCGGGCTCGCAGGCAGAGCTGCCATCCATGCAACTCCAGCCCTCCTGGCAGGGCCCCTCTGCAGCCCTGCAGGGCCAGCCTGGAGCCCCCTTAACAGGGGCAAATTTTCCCATGGGCTCTGCTAAATCATTGATGACTTCATCAGGAGAATCTAGGGCTTCTTCTATGGACCGAAGGACCTCTTCAAAAGATCGTAGGACCTCTTCAAAGGAACGCAAGGCTCCTCTTAAGGACCGGATGATCTTCGGTGGCACTTTCTGTGCTCCCAGGGCAATGCCAACTGCTGGAGCACACCTGCCGACTCCCTGGAAAAACTTGCCTACCACATCTGAGACCTTTAATGCCACCCCAAGGGTCTTTCCATCTACCTCCCAGTTCCAGCCTGCCTCTTCTAATGCCTTCAAGGGCCCATCTGCCACCTCAGAGGCCCCAAAGTCACTGCCATTTACTCTGCAGGATCCGTTTGCCTGCATTGAGGCCCTGCCTGCAATCCCATGGGTTCCACAGCCCAATGTGAATTCCTCAAAGGCATCCAAGGCAGGACCCAGTATCCTGATGGCGACTGCAGCTGCCCCACAAGTGATGGCCATCACTCAAGAGGCCTCAAAGACCTCGGCTGAGCCACCACGTCGCTCAGGCAAGGCCACCCGGAAGAagaagcatctgaatacagaagAGGAGGATAGTAGTGGCAAGATGCTGAACATGTGTCACTGGCAGGCCCCCAGGCGCTGGGAAAGTCTAGACTTGAACGACTGGGAGGTGCAAACACCCATCCAATTCCTGTGTGACTGGGAGGGCCCAAGCACCTCCCGAATCCTGAGTGGCTGGGAGGGCCTGAGTACCTCCCAGATCCTGAGTGGCTGGGAAGGGCCCAGCACTTCTTGGGCCCTGAGTGCCTGGGAGGGCCCGAGCACCTCAAGGGCCCTGGGCCTCTGGGAAAGCCCAGTTAGCCCTCCGTCCTTGATCATCTCTGAGCTCCCTACTCTTGCTCAGGGATGTGGTGCCACCCAATATGATCCCAAGCTGGAGACTCAACCACTGTCTCCCTTGGATGAGCGAGCAAATGCACTGGTGCAGTTCCTCTTGGTTAAGGACCAAGCCAAGGTGCCCATTAAGCGCTCGGAGATGGTGAAATTCATCATCCGTGAATATAAAGATGAGTGCTTAGAAATCATCAGCCGTGCTAGCCACAAGCTGGAGTGTGTTTTTGGTTACCAGTTGAAGGAAATTGATCCCCAAAACCACTCTTATATTCTCATCAACAAGGGTAGAAAGGGTGACACAGGTGTGTCCTATTTGGACAGGCCCAAGTTAGGCCTCCTGATGGTGGTTCTGAGCCTCATCTTTATGAAAGGCAATTGTGTCAGGGAGGACCTGATCTTTACTTTTCTGTGTAAATTAGGGCTGAATATCCGGGAGACACATGGTCTCTTCGGAAATACAAAGAAGCTCATCACCGAAGTGTTTGTAAGGGAGAAGTACCTGGAGTACAGGCGAATCCCCTTTACTGAGCCAGAAGAGCATGAGTTCCTCTGGGGCCCCCGAGCATTCCTTGAAACCAGCAAGATGATTGTCCTGAAGTTTTTGGCCAGGCTGTATAAGAAAGATCCACGGTGCTGGCCATACCAGTACTATGAAGCACTGGCAGAGTGTGAGTCTGAAGATCTGGATGAGGATGAGTCTGGCCCCGATGATAAAACCGATGACCCCACCAGCAGCCCCCCTCCCCATTAA